TctgaaaatcaaaataatatacacCATTTAAAACTGAAGAAAAACGAAtaaatttaacaataaaaattgGTTCAGTTTGATATTTAGATGGATAATCGATAGATGTTTCATATGTTCTGAGTATTTTatggttattttaaaaatattttttttatattttcagttaTCTTATATAGTTCtgatatttttatgtgttttgaatattttctggatatcaaatataaaaatacttttatacatataatagtgattcaaatatttttaagagtacaaaatattttggttcataTCGGATTTGACTGTTTAGATACGAAAGTTTTAGACCCATTGCAATATTTTATACTATTCTATTAGCTTGGCTTCGGGTTTGGTACCATTTTTCCGATCATGCATGGTTCGGTTTCTTCGATCCAGATAATCTCATACACACTCACTGTCAAAAAGAATCTTAAGAGGTTTAAATCAGTGCCACGCGTCTCTATATGACTGGTTGTATATTATACACGACAGAGCGAGACGAATCTCTTTAATTCCTTAcagaaatgaaattaaaaaaaaagaattaaataaaCAAAGGGGGAAGAATATAATTTtagggaatttttttttggcggtggtttattttttttagggCTCATCCTCGATTCGAACCTCGACGCGACGCGACGCGACTCACTCTCTCACACCTTTTGACGGCGTTTTTCATTTTCACCAcctctcctcctcttcctctggTCTTCCGTCTCTCACTCTGCATCGAGATCTTACGGTGCCTCCCCTGATCTCGATTCTAAGCTTTAATATTATCGTCAATTTCGCAAATCGCGATTTAAAAATCCACGCCGTTGATTTCAATGCTGAGACTTACTCCGCCGTCTCCCGCTGCTAAAAATCGCCACTCGCGGAGAGGAATAACAAAACCCTAGCTTCTCACAtcattatctctctctctctctctctctctttcgcaTCATTTCGTaccctcatctctctctctctctctctctatctctgcCTCGAAATTTTATAGGAATCGTGAGGGAGGTGGGGGCTCTCTATCCACATGTGATGTCTGGAAATGAGATTCGTCCGATCAAGCTGAAGGCTAGCTTGGCGATGAAGAAGCATCATGAAGAAGAGGACAACAACAGCAAAGCTTTGGTGAAAGTCAAGTTAGAGAAGGACAAGCACGTCTCCTCTTCAGATGACGGCTCCTCCGGGAAAGCCATGGTTACTGTGAAGttagagaaggaagaagaatctTCCGGTGGGGTTCTTGTAGCGAGTAGTGGTGGGGCACTCAAGAGGAAACGAATCTCTCGATTAGTTGAAAAATCTCGAAGATTCTCAGCCAAGAGCAGCGAGAGCAGCAGCAGCTTGTTGGATAAACAGAAACAGAAGACATGTCTTCGCAGAGGGATGACTACTCGTTGGAACACCGATAGGTATCCAGAAATcaatccttttaaaaaaaaaaaatcattcttttATTCTGATCTTTGTGTTGTGTGACAGGATTGATAATGCGGAGCTAGCGTTATTCGAGATACTCAAGGAGAAAGGCGCTTCCTTTGAGAGGCCTGTTCCGCGGGCAGAGCTGCGAGTTTCGGCTCGTAGGAGGATCGGGGATACTGGGCTGTTGGACCATTTGTTGAAGCACATTGACGGGAATGTGACCCCCGGTGGCGCGGAGAGGTTTAGGAGGTGTCATAACACCGAAGGGACGATGCAGTATTGGCTAGAGAGTGCTGATCTGATCAAGATCAAGCTTGAGTCTGGGGTATGTGATTCTAACTGGGCTCCCCCTTCTTGGTGGAAGCTTCAGGGTGCGAACAGCATTATTAAACTTGAACCTGGGGTTCTTGAACCGTCTGAGTCCCCTGCTAAGCTTAAGGAAGAAATGGATAAAATGAGGAGGTAAAAAGATTCTGAGTTTTCAGTATTTGCTTAGGCTGAATACAACCCTCATCAAGAAGCTAGGGTTTTGTTATTTCAACTAATCACTATTTTTATTCTTTGCTGATTGATTCTATAGGATCGTTTGCATCCATAATCAGAAACTCATCTGGAATAGTGATTAGTGCATCACCATCATTGGGCTCACCAGCAACTCCATCCCCAACATCCAATATCCATTGGGAAAATGCTTCAAGGTCTTTCAACTCTTCTGCAGTCATATTGGTAGACAACAATCTCATATTCTTGGTTAGTTTGAGAACTTTACAGTGTTTCCAGAGATAGGAAAAATTTAGAGAATTCAGCACTATTTCAGTTCTTGATCCACCATTAATAACCGGAAGAACTTGCCTGAAATCACCACCCAATACAACTACTTTCCCAGCAAATGGCTTTTTTTCTTTACATCTCATAATGTCAGCTAAGCTTCTGTCCAATGACTCGAAACAATGTTTACTCATCATCGGTGCTTCATCCCATATAATCAGTGAGGCTTCTTTAACCAAATTACCAGGATCAGACCCTGGTGGCAAATTACACAGAGAATACTCATCAGGATTGATTGGTATACCGAATCTAGAATGTGCAGTCCTCCCCCCTTGTAACAGAAGCGATGCAATACCACTTGAGGCAACATTCAACACAATCTCACCCCTGGATCTAATAGCAGCAGATAGTAATCTCCACAAAAAAGTTTTTCCGGTTCCACCAAAtccataaacaaaaaatattccACCTTTTTTTTCAATGACTGCTTCCATAATCTCTTCGTAAATCTTCCTCTGCTCATCCGTCATCTTTAGGATGTCCCTATCGTGTTCAACCCTTAGTTCATCACGGTTGTAGCTCAGCTCATCAAGAATCAAATATTTCTCATCAAGAATATATATCATATCGATAATTGGttttataatatagtaaaaTCTATCATGTTTATATGCGTAATAATATTTCGAACAATACTTTGGAGTGATATGTTATGTAACATAattgtgaaaaataaaattgacaATAATATCACTCCAGTTTAgtatgtattaatatatttttattcgttaatcaaacaaatatattatatattaacatttataaaagTTATTGGTTATATAATATCCTAAATTGGTcttttaaaattcaatttaaaattaatttaaaaaaaactcacatTAATTTTCTTCAGCGTTTACGTACTTTAAAATATAGCAAAAAATAAACCAAGTATTTAATGGATACCATGAAATAACTACATACAtgcaaatattatatttttattccaaaatataGATGGTATACTTCTAATGATtcacaaataattaaaatgattaacACTAATATTTCCAATTGTTTGAATCATCATGTCTATGTTAATTAAATGGGCCAAAGTATCTATCATATTTAAAGTTGCAAAACGAAAATAAGATGGGCCAAATAAATTCTCAAAAATAATGATAATAGCccagattaaaaatataatcaggGGACATTAACCtaaaatttacatatttctCAATATGTTTCTACCGACAGCatcctgtttttttttacattcaGACAgcgtttcaaaaaaaaaaaaacagacaacGATGGACCTAAAGGCGGATTAACCGATTCGTCTCTGCTTCGTTTCCAGGTGAAATAGTCAAAATCTTATCGCTGATTTGCGCTTCTCTTATATCGATTTGAATCTGtttcttaaaagtaattttttttgttttttttaattagctCGCGCTTTCAAATTCCGATAGCTGTAATTTTATGGAATCGATATAAGAGAAGCCGATCCGCAACACTGGAACTCAGATCTTGGTTTACCAATACGTTTTAGAACATATAAGATGATGGAGAGAGGTCCAACAGAAGAAGTGCCTTTAATTTAAATGGGTAATTACAATCAAACATATTCCATACTCTTTCCAATGAAGAAGAAAGCTAAAACAGCTCCATTAGTTATACATTTGTGATatcagtttaatatataaaatggaaACAGATAGTttctgattttagtttttgtctGTGTTCAGGATATACGAAGTTCTGTTATCCAGGAAGTGTAATACAACAAAATCGACATAAGATAAGTTTATCTGCTAAACAAAATAAGTTTGCTTCCTTCGActaatttgaagttttatttgttCGCGAATCACAGGAAACCtccaatttttaattttgtacgGCAAACTGAAACACCTAAAGATCATTGGATACATGGGTAATACATTATGtcttaaacatatattttcattttacatTAGAATCAGTAATATATTTCGATAAATCGTTTGTTTCTTTCACTGGTTATTGACTTGCTTATTGTTTAAACATATATGTGAGGTTTGTCAACGGGAGTATTGAAAAAGTTCAAGGAATACAACTGAGATTTGCGGACAAAGGTCGCAGAATAAACAAAGGAGATTTGTGGACAAAAACCTGTTGAGATGAGGCATGCAAATAAGATAGCTTAGTACTTAAACAGGTAATAAAAAACTCAATTCGTAGTATCAATACTATAATAGAACagattaaaaattttagaatagCTTGACATGATCGTCATATTTGCTTTAGTTTATGATACATGTTATTTTCATTACGAACTCTTActaaagttaaaaataattccTGAGCGATAATCACACACTTAAATGTAGTGAACaacaattttgaaaattgaataaaaaaacaaacatagtATGAAATTAAATCAAACTCAGAGATTTTCAAAAATCTCTTTGAAAAcaacattttttgtttgtttttgaggATTTCCATCCTCATCAACAATCAAAATCTTCAAACCTTTCTTGGATGTAACCCTAGAGATAGCAACATAGAGTTGTCCATGAGAAAACACTGGGCGTGGTAGAAATATTCCAACATGTGAGAGAGATTGACCCTGACTTTTATTAATTGTGATAGCAAATGCCACAGAAATTGGAAGCTGCCTTCTCTTCATTTTGAATGGTAACTTTGTATCCGATGGAGTAATTGACAGCCTAGGAATTAGAACAACATCCCCAACTTTCTTTCCTGTAATTACTCGCGCCTTGACACAGAAGTCAGACATATCTATAATCTGCAATCTAGTTCCATTCATCAAACCTCCAACATGATCGATATTCCTCAGCAACATGATAGGGCATCCAATTTTCAACCTAAGATTGTGGTTAGGTAAACCTGATGCCTTGATACTGTTAAGAAAATCTGGTGTGAGAGCTTGATCATTGACAGATCGCTGATCAGATGGGTCTATGCTGTCAGAGCTTAAATATGTTCTCTCCTCACctgaaagtttattaaaaaaatatatatttgtcttaAAGTCCCATTAAGTAATAAACacgataatattttttttgtgaagaTGAACATGTACTTACCTTCTAGTTTATCCAACATATGCTGATTTATGTTGTTAACGTCCTCGTTTGTCGGGCATAGAATTGCTCTCTCTTGAAAAAAAATAGGATCTTTCTGCTCCTGTAGAGCTGTTGCATCTCCGTACACTTCTTTGCTGATTGATTCTATAGGATCGTTTGCATCCATAATCAGAAACTCATCTGGAATAGTGATTAGTGCATCACCATCATTGGGCTCACCAGCAACTCCATCCCCAACATCCAATATCCATTGGGAAAATGCTTCAAGGTCTTTCAACTCTTCTGCAGTCATATTGGTAGACAACAATCTCATATTCTTGGTTAGTTTGAGAACTTTACAGTGTTTCCAGAGATAGGAAAAATTTAGAGAATTCAGCACTATTTCAGTTCTTGATCCACCATTAATAACCGGAAGAACTTGCCTGAAATCACCACCCAATACAACTACTTTCCCAGCAAATGGCTTTTTTTCTTTACATCTCATAATGTCAGCTAAGCTTCTGTCCAATGACTCGAAACAATGTTTACTCATCATCGGTGCTTCATCCCATATAATCAGTGAGGCTTCTTTAACCAAATTACCAGGATCAGACCCTGGTGGCAAATTACACAGAGAATACTCATCAGGATTGATTGGTATACCGAATCTAGAATGTGCAGTCCTCCCCCCTTGTAACAGAAGCGATGCAATACCACTTGAGGCAACATTCAACACAATCTCACCCCTGGATCTAATAGCAGCAGATAGTAATCTCCACAAAAAAGTTTTTCCGGTTCCACCAAAtccataaacaaaaaatattccACCTTTTTTTTCAATGACTGCTTCCATAATCTCTTCGTAAATCTTCCTCTGCTCATCCGTCATCTTTAGGATGTCCCTATCGTGTTCAACCCTTAGTTCATCACGGTTGTAGCTCAGCTCATCAATTAAATTTTACAGtaattacttttctttttaggGATGAACGCATACCATGTTGTTTGTGGGGGAAGTTTGCTGAGGAGATGGAATCTCACAGAGAGGAAGCACAGTTTGGAGTGGTTGTTTGTCTCATCCGTTTTGCAAAAATCGGAGCTTTTAGAGGTGAATTTTGACATcagtatttatttataacaaaaattggTGATTAACATTAAAATATCTCTTAGGTAAACTCCAAATCTCAAATGGTTATGATTCTTCACAATTGGTGTTCAATCCTAACATAAAAGAAACCGAGGAACTAAAAGCAGCGTATGATTTACAAAACCTATTAACTACGATTCTAAAATTATAACTGTTTATATCTATTTTTGATTatctcttatatttttaaatgcaCTGTAGTTACAAGTTCAATGATGATTCTATGAGCATTGTTGAAACAAGTGAAGAAGGCAAAGATATTGTAGCTCAAGCCACCAATGGAAATGGACAGAAACTAGAAAGTTGGATTTCAGTTGAAGATAAAACCATATCTGAGCTATTTTGTTGCACAGAGGTCGATGTTTAAATTATTACTAAGATAAATTTTTTGTTGCCTTCTCATTTTAGTTTTCATATAATTTGAGATACTAATCATGTTCTTTATTTTATAGGTTGATAAGTGCAAGGTTGTTGCTACAATCTATGCTATAGATACTAATTACGCATGGTATTATTTTGGATGTGCATTATGTCAAACCAGGACTTTTAAAGTCCTTGAGGAAGATGTTGATCCTTCCATCATAACACAACCTTTGTTTTGGTGTGAAAAATGCAAAACAAATGTGAAGAATGTTAAACCAAGGTAATAAATTCGTTGTACTAATTATtctcatattatataattaatgtttgCTTACTTATAATTTAATACCTTAAAACAACACTATATATCGTGTTAATTAGTTTGATTTATTATCCCCTCTCACAACTTTAAACCGTGGTTTGCTTACACATATTATATCATTACGGTTTatccaatatattttattcttaatgTCTGTAAAATTAGGTACAAGCTCTATGTGAAAGTTAAGGATGATACAGCTGAAGCCAAATTTGTACTTCTTGATTGGATTGCCTGGCCAGTTATTGGAATAAAAGCTGAAAAAGTTCTTAATGGTTCTTTGGATGAGGTATTTTACTGTCATGTTTTTTACTTCCATATAGTATTTATGTGTTCCTAAATACTATACCAACGATTTGGGAGatattaaaattctaattaTTATCCTAAATTGTTTTAGATTGAAGATCCAGAGTTATTGCCAGACTGTATTACTGACCTTGTGGGGAAAACTTATAAGTTTGGGGTTTCAATTGAAAAAGGATCTGAGATATTTACAGTTCTTAAGGTCTGGTCAGTTTACAACACCAGCATGGTTGATTCCCAGTCTGAAACTATGTCTGGAAAGGGCACACTGTCAATCTCAGGTTCAGAGGTATTAATCTATTTTGTTTATCTGTTGCTTACTTATTAATTTGATTGCATAATGATAATTTCAACCTacttatatttttgatttaaacaTATTTACTAAACATGCTGGATATACTCTAGGTGTCTCAACTAACTTACAGTGATGAAAGCTCTGTCAAGATGGCCACTCCTTCTAAGCGATCAGGAGAAGAGATTATTGAGGTTCCAGATACCACTTCTGCTACGAAGCTACGCCCTGTCAAAAGTATCAAGATAGAGAAAGATTAGCAGTGATGTGCCAGGCTTAAAGAAGAACTAAATCTGCGaatagttatttttaataagtGTTTAACAACACACTTtgctttttgtttatttagatttttttaataagtgttTTCAAACACACATTGTTTTATGCTTTGGATATTTATGATGGTTGTTTTCAAGatcatttttgttttagttcttcgttttataacaaattattttatattagttgCAATATCggtataaaaagaaattatcatCCTATCTAAAACTGAAAGTAATACCAATACAGCGAAAAGTAATACCAATGGAttctataataattttaaaatttatattcaagTTCAAAGTATGATTTATTTTCTACTGTGATAAGTAAAACCAAcactaattataatttataaataaagtaaaaccAATACTGCTGaaacagaaaatattatatattggttGCAATATcgttataattaaaatttataaataataattttgaaaattcgaAAGATTTTATACATGGATAATAAGTTTGattgatcatcattataataTCTGATATCATTATAGTTAAGGATATCATAactataatcattttaaatatatgatttttaaattttatagtattttttacAATCCTAACTATATTTGGAATAAAGATTCAGATGATTTGTTTTCTAACTGATTTTACTTCAAAACCAAATCACACcgaatttattaaaaacaatataatttacaaaaacaaattactTAGCTCACGTAAGGGTTTTGCGGGACTATGCAGTAGTAGATCAATCATCgatgaaaaatccaaagaaACCAGTGTTATCCCATGATCAACCATCTcagaagagaaaacagagacCAGTTAATGATGAGAACGATAATCATCAGGCGCAGACTCAGAAATCAAATAGCAGAAGAGGGGTGGTTTTAGAAGATGTCACAAACATACCTCATCTGAAGAGTAATTGATTTTTcttattgtgtttttttgtacacCTCACATCTCGCATCTATATGTACCTGCAAGGAAGAGAGTGTTGacatattttaagatttataatgATAGATTTCTTTATTGCAGACAACCAACGAGAAAAACATATTCCTCCAACGAAGGTCACCAGACTACAAAAAGACGAGCGTTGTGAGTGAACAACTAAAGTACATATGCAACAATGTATATCTCGATCTTACTATGCATCtatatatgtgtatttttttagacatAGGACTCCGGATGCTTAAGAGTATAATTAGGAGCACACCAAAAAACGAAATAAGCAGCGTTATTCAAGGAACCATTGCTTCACAACTCAGCATATCAAATCAGCCTCTCTCAGCAAATATCTCTTCTAATGAGTTCTATGCATCATCAGGTAACATATAATACACTTCAAGTGTTACTATAATTATTAAAGATCATGAATGTAAATgcttaataaaatttaaacagcTAAACTTCGGATCCTATCATCAAATTCAGAGTGGGAGAGACCACAACAGCGACCTTTGGATGATTTAAAGAAAGCTCCGGATATGCAAGATAATTATACTACTCCTAACTCAATATTCAAGAAAACACTCAACAATCAGACTATACCTTTGACTGGTGCTTTTGGCAGGATATTAAAAGATATATCAAACTTACCTCAAAGTGGTGGTATTGGTTCGCAAATTGTTCAGAGTCCACCTATATCTTCTTCCAGATTTGGCACGCTTTCACAAACACCATATGTAGCTTCCACAAGTATGGGCTACTGCAGAagtaagataaatatatgtTGTGTGATGATTTTTTTGAGGGACCCTTTTTATGCTTGATTGATCATTATTTGACTCTTCTAATTTGTTCAAATTTGAATACAGGTCATGGTCTAAAAGGCTTACAGGGTCCAAGTCCAACAACTAATAACTATGGGTGTATGTATACATAGTAAAGCTTATTAGTTTGTatgatatacatatttacaaatACTAATGTATAAACTGTGATGTTTTAGCAAATGAATTTCGGGGAGATATGTCATCATCTAGCCGAAATACCCTGAGATCAAAGTTTGACTCTACAGTTATCGAGCCTAAACAGTTATTTGAAACTGATGATGTCAATTCCCAGGAaggtattttgttttttttaatttctatattttaattcaGATCATGATGAACACTTatttaacttaataaatttatcaaaaaaatgcAGAAGTTGCTGAAAGACATTATAACCAGGAATATGATTTAAGCAGTGAAGACAGTGGTTCATCTTCTGCTCTTTCAACTTATTCAGAATATTTGTTCAGGGACGTCGATTCAGAAAAGTTCGACTTTCAGTCtattgttaacaaaataaaagcTCGTGATGCCAAAAGAGAGGCAAATAAACTAAATCGCCCATTGGATGCATCTCTGAAAACAATTCGTAAGTTACATTACACAACCTATTAAATAtgtgttttcatatatattttgtttgaaaactCATACATTTCTGTGTCTATTACAGCATATATTGATGAGGGTAATCCTACTTTCAAATGTGAGTATTGTAAAGCCAAAATGTGGTATGGTGAACGGATAGACCGAAAGacaagaacaaagaaaaatccTATTTTTTCTCTATGTTGTGGACAAGGACAAGTTAAGCTGCCTATGTTGAGAGAGAGTCCTTTGGTTATAAAGGAACTCCTTTATGGAAAAGATGAGAAAAGTAGATACTACCAGAAAAATTTAAGAGCATTGAACATGTTGTTTTCGTTTACTTCTCTCGGTGGAAAAGTTGATCGCTCTTCTCCTAATGGTGTTGGTCCAAAAACCTTTACACTTCAAGGTGAAAACTACCATTTGATGGGCAGTATGAAACCAGATGAGGGTGATTCGGCAAAGTTTTCTCAGCTATACATCGTTGACATTGAAACCGAGGTTGATGATAGAGACTCGATTATGAGGTATGTACGAGGATTTTAAAGCGATGATCTATACTTTATATGAAACTGGCGTGTTTAATGATCTACTGGcgtgtttaataatatttttgaccCGTTTTTCCTTTCAGCAAGTACAACACGGAATCAGATAAATCAAAGAAGCAGGCATTgagaaaacatattattgaaGATATTATCAAAGTTCTGGATGATGTTAATCCTTATGTGAAGAAGTTTCGTCAGGCACGTGAGAGATTGAGCATGGAACCTAATGAAAAGTTTCATATGAGGATAGTGAGCAATCGTGAAAAGGATGGACGGACGTATGATACTCCAATCTCATCTGAAGTTGCTGCTTTGATTCCCGGAGACTTCAATATGGAAATGGACAGGCGTGACATCGTTTTACAAGAGAAACAGACAGGATGGTTAAAAAGGATTAGTGAGATACATCCTTCTTATCTTGCACTTCAGTATCCGCTTATTTTTACATATGGAGAAGATGGATTCAGGCTTGGAATTAAAAAGAGAGATTCTCCTGCTACTGATAAGCTAAAGAGAAAGGATATAAGTATGCGGCAATGGTTTGCTTTTCGTCTATTTGAGAGGGATGGTGAATGTCAAACTCTTCTTCACTCAAGAAAATTATTTCAGCAGTTCTTAGTTGATGCTTTCACAACTATTGAGACTAACCGTCTATGTTTTCTAAAGCTTAATCAGAAATGTCTAAGGTCTGACAGCTACGACTCGATTAAACAGGCTGAAAACAATGGGCAAGTTGATATGAATGATCAAGGTGCTCGATTTTTTTTGCCAGCTTCTTTCACCGGTTCACCAAGATACATGAAGAATAACTATCTAGACGCAATGGCCGTTTGCAGGCATTTTGGTTTCCCTGATCTGTTCATCACATTTACGTGCAACCCTAAATGGCCAGAAATTACAAGGTATCTCACACAGAAAAATCTGAATACAGAGGATAGGCCAGAAATCATTTCTCGAGTTTTCAAGATGAAGTTGGATTCACTTATGACAGATTTAACTGATAATGAGATACTGGGAAAAACAGTGGCATGTAAGTTAGTTTCATTCTattcataattattaaaaaaaatcgatgttATATTTAAATgcttttattgatattttttttttaatgcagcAATGTATACAGTTGAATTCCAGAAACGTGGCTTGCCGCATGCTCACATTTTGTTATTCATGCATCCCAGTTCTAAGTTGTCTACAACTGACCATATTGACCAGACCATTTCAGCAGAAATTCCAGACAAATCTGAGGATCCAGAACTCTATGAAGTGGTTAAAGACATGATGATTCATGGGCCTTGTGGAGTTGTCAATACGAAATCACCATGTATGGAAAATGGAAAATGTTCAAAGCTATATCCGAAGGCGTTTTCAAGCAGGACAACTGTTAATAAAGAGGGATTCCCGGTTTACAGGAGACGTGATAATGATCATTTCGTTGAGAAAAAAGGTTTCAAGTGCGACAACAGATATGTTATACCGTATAATAGAACTTTGTCTCTTATGTACAGAGCTCATATTAATGTGGAGTGGTGTAATCAATCCGGTTCTATCAAATACTTATTCAAGTATATCAACAAGGGCCAGGATCGGATCACTGTTGCAGTTGAAGGACCCAAAGAGGGAGGTTCTTCGGATAATACTGATGTGAACCAGAAAGGAAAACAggagaaaaatgaaataaaaaaatttttcGATGGCAGGTACTTACGTTTTATATATCTGGTAATTAAATGGCGTATGGATTTTGaacaactaattttttaaacttcatttcattatttttgttatactAAACCgtttatttttgtgtttcagATACGTCTCGGCATGTGAATCTTCATGGAGAACTCTAAAGTTTCCTATTCACTACAGATCAGTGGCAGTTGAAAAAATTCAGTTTCATTTACCAGGAAAGCAGATAATCATCTTTAAAGATGATGACACTTATGAGGAAGTAACAAGTCGTATGCTAATTCAGAATACCTATCTCCTGGCCTGGTTTGAGTTGAACAAGGTCAGTGAAGTTTCTAGGAAGCTAACATTAGCTGAGATTCCAACAAGGTTTATATGGaacaaaaaagagagaaaactgCAAGAGAGAAAACGAGGTTTCAGCATTGGGAGAATTAATTATGCCCCAAAGAAGTTCGAG
This genomic window from Raphanus sativus cultivar WK10039 unplaced genomic scaffold, ASM80110v3 Scaffold2149, whole genome shotgun sequence contains:
- the LOC130505288 gene encoding protein DYAD-like, with product MSGNEIRPIKLKASLAMKKHHEEEDNNSKALVKVKLEKDKHVSSSDDGSSGKAMVTVKLEKEEESSGGVLVASSGGALKRKRISRLVEKSRRFSAKSSESSSSLLDKQKQKTCLRRGMTTRWNTDRIDNAELALFEILKEKGASFERPVPRAELRVSARRRIGDTGLLDHLLKHIDGNVTPGGAERFRRCHNTEGTMQYWLESADLIKIKLESGVCDSNWAPPSWWKLQGANSIIKLEPGVLEPSESPAKLKEEMDKMRRIVCIHNQKLIWNSD
- the LOC130505286 gene encoding uncharacterized protein LOC130505286 isoform X2 → MMSKHCFESLDRSLADIMRCKEKKPFAGKVVVLGGDFRQVLPVINGGSRTEIVLNSLNFSYLWKHCKVLKLTKNMRLLSTNMTAEELKDLEAFSQWILDVGDGVAGEPNDGDALITIPDEFLIMDANDPIESISKEVYGDATALQEQKDPIFFQERAILCPTNEDVNNINQHMLDKLEGEERTYLSSDSIDPSDQRSVNDQALTPDFLNSIKASGLPNHNLRLKIGCPIMLLRNIDHVGGLMNGTRLQIIDMSDFCVKARVITGKKVGDVVLIPRLSITPSDTKLPFKMKRRQLPISVAFAITINKSQGQSLSHVGIFLPRPVFSHGQLYVAISRVTSKKGLKILIVDEDGNPQKQTKNVVFKEIFENL
- the LOC130505286 gene encoding uncharacterized protein LOC130505286 isoform X1, giving the protein MTDEQRKIYEEIMEAVIEKKGGIFFVYGFGGTGKTFLWRLLSAAIRSRGEIVLNVASSGIASLLLQGGRTAHSRFGIPINPDEYSLCNLPPGSDPGNLVKEASLIIWDEAPMMSKHCFESLDRSLADIMRCKEKKPFAGKVVVLGGDFRQVLPVINGGSRTEIVLNSLNFSYLWKHCKVLKLTKNMRLLSTNMTAEELKDLEAFSQWILDVGDGVAGEPNDGDALITIPDEFLIMDANDPIESISKEVYGDATALQEQKDPIFFQERAILCPTNEDVNNINQHMLDKLEGEERTYLSSDSIDPSDQRSVNDQALTPDFLNSIKASGLPNHNLRLKIGCPIMLLRNIDHVGGLMNGTRLQIIDMSDFCVKARVITGKKVGDVVLIPRLSITPSDTKLPFKMKRRQLPISVAFAITINKSQGQSLSHVGIFLPRPVFSHGQLYVAISRVTSKKGLKILIVDEDGNPQKQTKNVVFKEIFENL
- the LOC130505287 gene encoding uncharacterized protein LOC130505287 isoform X1; translation: MESHREEAQFGVVVCLIRFAKIGAFRGKLQISNGYDSSQLVFNPNIKETEELKAAYKFNDDSMSIVETSEEGKDIVAQATNGNGQKLESWISVEDKTISELFCCTEVDKCKVVATIYAIDTNYAWYYFGCALCQTRTFKVLEEDVDPSIITQPLFWCEKCKTNVKNVKPRYKLYVKVKDDTAEAKFVLLDWIAWPVIGIKAEKVLNGSLDEIEDPELLPDCITDLVGKTYKFGVSIEKGSEIFTVLKVWSVYNTSMVDSQSETMSGKGTLSISGSEVSQLTYSDESSVKMATPSKRSGEEIIEVPDTTSATKLRPVKSIKIEKD
- the LOC130505287 gene encoding uncharacterized protein LOC130505287 isoform X2 — its product is MHCSYKFNDDSMSIVETSEEGKDIVAQATNGNGQKLESWISVEDKTISELFCCTEVDKCKVVATIYAIDTNYAWYYFGCALCQTRTFKVLEEDVDPSIITQPLFWCEKCKTNVKNVKPRYKLYVKVKDDTAEAKFVLLDWIAWPVIGIKAEKVLNGSLDEIEDPELLPDCITDLVGKTYKFGVSIEKGSEIFTVLKVWSVYNTSMVDSQSETMSGKGTLSISGSEVSQLTYSDESSVKMATPSKRSGEEIIEVPDTTSATKLRPVKSIKIEKD
- the LOC130505287 gene encoding uncharacterized protein LOC130505287 isoform X3 → MSIVETSEEGKDIVAQATNGNGQKLESWISVEDKTISELFCCTEVDKCKVVATIYAIDTNYAWYYFGCALCQTRTFKVLEEDVDPSIITQPLFWCEKCKTNVKNVKPRYKLYVKVKDDTAEAKFVLLDWIAWPVIGIKAEKVLNGSLDEIEDPELLPDCITDLVGKTYKFGVSIEKGSEIFTVLKVWSVYNTSMVDSQSETMSGKGTLSISGSEVSQLTYSDESSVKMATPSKRSGEEIIEVPDTTSATKLRPVKSIKIEKD